The Helianthus annuus cultivar XRQ/B chromosome 16, HanXRQr2.0-SUNRISE, whole genome shotgun sequence genome includes a window with the following:
- the LOC118488338 gene encoding putative expansin-B14, with product MASISLIVFTILVVNISCSMCFLRMASTGLATWYGPEDGAGKGAACGWEDDVHDPPFSAMIAAGNSNIFLNGKGCGHCFQIQCSRKPYCSGKPISVTISDQCPGACNNIAYHFDLSGHAFGMMANRGQEHSLRQLGQVDIEFKRVPCNYGATKIAFKVSQKTNRYWFATAIEYTNGDGVLSRVEVAPGGTQTFSSMDNIWGAVWKKDINDSFKGPLSFKLTSADGKTLVASNAIPANYSPGRKYSSNVNF from the exons ATGGCTTCCATTTCTTTAATTGTATTTACCATCCTTGTAGTAAACATCTCTTGTAGTATGTGTTTTCTACGCATGGCCAGTACCGGTTTAGCCACTTGGTATGGTCCTGAAGATGGTGCTGGTAAAG GAGCAGCTTGTGGATGGGAGGATGATGTGCATGATCCTCCCTTTAGCGCGATGATTGCGGCAGGAAATTCAAATATCTTTTTGAATGGGAAAGGATGCGGACATTGTTTTCAG ATACAATGTTCACGAAAACCATACTGCTCAGGGAAACCAATTAGTGTGACGATCAGTGATCAGTGTCCAGGGGCATGTAACAATATAGCCTATCATTTTGATTTAAGTGGGCATGCGTTTGGTATGATGGCCAATCGTGGACAAGAACACAGTCTAAGACAACTTGGCCAAGTTGACATTGAGTTCAAAAG AGTACCATGCAACTATGGTGCCACGAAGATAGCATTCAAAGTTAGCCAGAAAACCAACCGCTACTGGTTCGCAACAGCCATAGAATATACAAATGGGGATGGTGTTTTGAGTCGTGTGGAGGTAGCACCCGGTGGCACCCAAACTTTTTCGTCCATGGATAACATATGGGGTGCAGTTTGGAAAAAGGACATCAACGATTCGTTTAAAGGTCCATTGTCTTTCAAGCTCACCTCTGCTGATGGGAAAACCCTTGTAGCAAGTAATGCCATTCCAGCAAACTATTCGCCTGGTCGTAAATACTCATCAAATGTAAATTTTTGA